In a single window of the Chloroflexota bacterium genome:
- a CDS encoding DUF4115 domain-containing protein, protein MASLGEQLRTAREAAALTIEEAAVVTHIPREHLAALESDNLAVLPGPPFNAGFIRIYAEALQLPVQPLLDLYFAQAGEVPSIVGAGPIPAMRRGRQRLLASLLLVVALGIVLAVLLITNFGGLADDGGATNGRDAVTPSIVDRGAVFELVVLSDTQVRIEVDGRALVDEILATGESRQWSMERETVLDVGAGDAVTITINGQPLPPLADPGEPARHTWRVDIPAAPTAAPRPTSN, encoded by the coding sequence ATGGCTTCGCTTGGCGAACAGCTTCGGACGGCACGGGAAGCCGCCGCGCTCACCATCGAGGAAGCCGCCGTCGTCACGCACATCCCGCGCGAGCACTTGGCGGCGCTGGAGTCGGACAACCTGGCGGTGCTCCCCGGACCGCCCTTCAACGCCGGATTCATTCGCATCTACGCCGAAGCATTGCAACTGCCGGTCCAGCCGCTGCTCGACCTCTACTTCGCGCAAGCGGGCGAGGTCCCGTCGATCGTCGGCGCCGGTCCGATTCCCGCCATGCGGCGCGGGCGTCAGCGGCTGCTGGCGTCACTGTTGCTCGTCGTGGCGCTGGGGATCGTCCTGGCCGTTCTGCTGATCACCAACTTTGGCGGACTGGCCGACGATGGCGGGGCGACGAACGGCCGCGATGCCGTTACGCCGTCGATTGTCGACCGGGGCGCTGTGTTCGAACTGGTCGTGCTAAGCGACACTCAGGTACGCATCGAGGTCGACGGACGCGCGCTCGTGGACGAGATCCTCGCGACCGGTGAGTCGCGCCAATGGAGCATGGAGCGGGAAACGGTGCTCGACGTCGGCGCCGGCGACGCGGTGACCATCACCATCAACGGACAGCCGCTCCCGCCGCTCGCCGACCCGGGCGAGCCGGCCCGGCACACCTGGCGAGTGGACATTCCGGCAGCGCCCACCGCCGCGCCGCGACCCACGAGCAACTGA
- the pgsA gene encoding CDP-diacylglycerol--glycerol-3-phosphate 3-phosphatidyltransferase, which produces MASAPEDARAAPKQWQTYLPNALTIARVASIPIIVWLLFWDWWFSNQMAGFVFAAAGASDVFDGTLARRYGTGSQLGIFLDLVGDKLLVAAVLFTMVELGWMPGWLGASFIAREFAVMGLRAYAGAQGVTVAAGRLGKAKMMWQYIAFNALMWERTALPWFLVGVALLLTLASGIHYAVGVWRGLRARPAPDIPEVI; this is translated from the coding sequence GTGGCATCCGCTCCCGAGGACGCCCGCGCCGCGCCCAAGCAGTGGCAGACCTATCTGCCCAACGCCCTCACGATCGCCCGTGTCGCGTCGATCCCGATCATCGTCTGGCTGCTGTTCTGGGACTGGTGGTTCTCGAACCAGATGGCCGGATTCGTGTTCGCCGCCGCCGGCGCGAGCGACGTCTTCGACGGCACGCTGGCGCGGCGCTATGGCACAGGCTCGCAGCTGGGTATCTTTCTGGATCTGGTTGGCGATAAGCTGCTGGTCGCCGCCGTGCTCTTCACCATGGTCGAGCTGGGCTGGATGCCGGGCTGGCTGGGCGCCAGCTTCATCGCGCGCGAGTTCGCGGTCATGGGCCTGCGGGCCTATGCCGGCGCCCAGGGCGTGACCGTCGCCGCCGGCCGCCTGGGCAAGGCCAAGATGATGTGGCAGTACATCGCCTTCAATGCGCTGATGTGGGAACGCACCGCCCTGCCGTGGTTCCTGGTCGGCGTGGCCCTGCTGCTGACGCTGGCCTCGGGCATTCACTACGCCGTGGGCGTCTGGCGGGGCCTGCGGGCCCGACCGGCGCCCGATATTCCGGAAGTAATCTAA
- a CDS encoding Gfo/Idh/MocA family oxidoreductase produces the protein MTRLALVGHGPDDESYVRIAPRAGAAGIAAVTDGAQGDSHNVVAAAMLAELLDVHSDAIDAVIIQTPTDERASHIEAAVTAGKHVLVSGPLGRSASEARETAKACAGANVVLMAGQIDRYRPDVGAVRASMDAGQMGRPGLVRSHRWQPPTDGPTAWRLDPNRSGGIFIHELTRDIDVAAWLFDAPPNTVFAVARGADPDRPDAAVVHLGFPDGGMAVLDVTTGLPEGEGYWSLQLIGADGAVYADDQHNMQLLYAGGSPAARLTSTGDATVLAQLEAFVDAIDNGLDPAASIEDAVLALEVAEAAMASAASGRAATRTEDGYVLV, from the coding sequence ATGACGCGCTTGGCGTTGGTCGGCCACGGGCCGGACGACGAGTCCTATGTCCGCATCGCGCCGCGCGCCGGCGCCGCCGGCATCGCCGCCGTCACCGACGGCGCGCAGGGCGACTCTCACAACGTCGTCGCGGCAGCGATGCTTGCCGAGCTGCTGGACGTGCACTCAGACGCGATCGACGCCGTGATTATCCAGACGCCCACCGACGAGCGGGCGAGCCACATCGAGGCGGCGGTGACGGCCGGCAAACATGTGCTGGTTAGTGGTCCGCTGGGGCGCTCGGCCAGCGAAGCGCGCGAAACGGCCAAAGCCTGCGCCGGCGCCAACGTGGTGCTCATGGCCGGGCAGATCGATCGCTACCGACCGGACGTCGGGGCCGTGCGCGCGAGCATGGACGCGGGCCAGATGGGCCGACCCGGTCTCGTGCGGAGCCACCGCTGGCAGCCGCCCACGGACGGCCCCACGGCCTGGCGGCTGGACCCAAACCGCAGCGGCGGAATCTTCATCCATGAGCTCACGCGGGATATCGACGTGGCGGCTTGGCTGTTCGACGCCCCGCCCAACACCGTCTTCGCAGTCGCGCGTGGTGCAGACCCCGACCGACCGGATGCGGCGGTGGTGCATCTCGGGTTTCCCGACGGCGGGATGGCCGTGCTGGACGTGACGACCGGTCTGCCCGAGGGCGAGGGCTATTGGTCGCTGCAACTGATCGGCGCGGACGGCGCCGTGTACGCCGACGACCAGCACAACATGCAGCTGCTCTACGCGGGCGGGTCGCCCGCCGCGCGGCTCACCAGCACCGGCGACGCCACGGTCCTCGCCCAGCTTGAGGCATTCGTGGATGCGATCGACAACGGCTTGGACCCCGCGGCGAGCATTGAGGACGCAGTCCTCGCCCTCGAAGTCGCCGAAGCCGCCATGGCGTCGGCGGCGTCCGGCCGCGCCGCCACGCGCACTGAGGACGGCTATGTCCTCGTCTAG
- a CDS encoding Gfo/Idh/MocA family oxidoreductase: protein MSSSSANSIFRVAVLSVVKHDYVPLGLITHPRFDPVVVADDAAQPEWVHERNQKLADELNIPYVRDVEAAMRDYDVQVACVSPEAERHADLSVRAADAGLHVVQDKPMSTLVSECDRIVEAVERNGVKFLMWNRDMLPAMLLARQELQSGAIGDVRAVHVDFYFAKDAGPRRGESPAGSPKIDWLEALKAAHVDGSDGGVGHAPMGELQIEGIYPLSHIGLLTGARVERVFARTAAHFHQRNVDHGIDDLASVTLEMDNGIVGTLCIGRIGRAKHDNDGEIKVRILGTAGAMVIDEPRPAVRVFYRGRTAGDSPAARVGGDADWLLMENFAQAIDTDGDTILNARVGRNIAATVQAAIDSGRTGRPVEVT, encoded by the coding sequence ATGTCCTCGTCTAGCGCCAACTCGATCTTCCGCGTGGCGGTGCTGAGCGTCGTCAAGCACGACTACGTGCCCCTGGGCCTCATCACGCACCCGCGGTTCGATCCGGTCGTGGTGGCGGACGACGCCGCGCAGCCGGAATGGGTCCACGAGCGCAACCAGAAGCTGGCCGACGAGCTGAACATTCCCTACGTGCGCGACGTGGAGGCGGCGATGCGTGACTACGACGTCCAGGTCGCCTGCGTGAGCCCCGAGGCCGAGCGCCACGCGGACCTCAGCGTGCGGGCCGCCGACGCCGGGCTGCACGTGGTGCAGGACAAGCCCATGTCGACCCTGGTCTCCGAGTGCGACCGCATCGTGGAGGCCGTGGAGCGCAACGGCGTGAAGTTCCTGATGTGGAACCGCGACATGCTGCCGGCGATGCTGCTCGCCCGACAGGAGCTGCAAAGCGGCGCCATCGGTGACGTGCGCGCCGTGCACGTCGACTTCTACTTCGCCAAGGACGCCGGTCCGCGCCGCGGAGAGAGCCCGGCCGGCTCACCCAAGATCGACTGGCTGGAAGCGCTCAAGGCCGCCCACGTGGACGGCTCGGACGGCGGTGTGGGCCACGCTCCGATGGGCGAGTTGCAAATCGAGGGCATCTATCCGCTGTCGCACATCGGGCTGCTCACGGGCGCGCGCGTCGAGCGCGTGTTCGCCCGCACGGCGGCCCACTTCCACCAGCGCAACGTGGACCACGGCATCGACGACCTCGCGTCGGTGACGCTGGAGATGGACAACGGGATCGTGGGCACGCTGTGCATCGGGCGCATCGGACGCGCCAAGCACGACAACGATGGCGAGATCAAGGTCCGCATCCTGGGCACCGCCGGCGCGATGGTCATCGACGAGCCGCGGCCCGCGGTGCGGGTCTTCTACCGGGGACGGACCGCCGGCGATTCGCCCGCGGCGCGCGTGGGCGGTGACGCCGACTGGCTCCTGATGGAGAATTTCGCCCAAGCCATCGACACCGACGGCGACACGATTCTCAACGCACGCGTTGGGCGCAACATCGCGGCCACGGTGCAGGCCGCCATCGACTCGGGCCGCACGGGCCGCCCGGTCGAGGTGACTTAG